A genomic segment from Maniola hyperantus chromosome 4, iAphHyp1.2, whole genome shotgun sequence encodes:
- the LOC138404778 gene encoding uncharacterized protein isoform X1 — MKLKGLLLFFTVNIIFCFTTSIKINNKATIADKTKDISKHYFPEMTVNCLRLPRKYTNFPGARSNGALQKFCLKHSPLQPTQNLECYRGPTEKYGESIRKSFNFPETEYSGTSIYFPNHQYQERSTQDLAYKAHNAFTTYKNNVKKSINSNEKNEQHAPIPFPEFSSAPIYRDICNFPDVEYPLCASELWKPYYWNGYSNNNLFCTDKKLNRSDEKPSRNFIKNSKVTSSCGFNRGSEKVKMIDKNFNATLELKRTIFNVSTFNSNTTNIKECENALQNEDKSFIVLSRLEDCSNKLLPTEDRANEFGSNDEDYTTDDPEYQESSSYAQSTVAPPISTNNDEIWENTKVVENCIQNVDEFSDYFILI; from the exons atgaaattaaaaGGATTGTTGCTGTTTTTCACAGTAAAT ATTATTTTCTGCTTTACAACTTCtattaaaattaacaataaaGCCACTATAGCTGACAAAACCAAAGATATATCAAAGCACTACTTTCCAGAG ATGACCGTCAACTGTTTAAGATTGCCACGAAAATATACAAATTTCCCAGGGGCAAGAAGTAATGGTGCCTTgcaaaaattttgtttgaaacATAGCCCGCTACAACCAACTCAAAATTTAGAATGTTATAGAGGTCCAACTGAAAAATATGGCGAATCTATCCGTAAAAGTTTTAACTTCCCCGAAACTGAATATTCTGGGACATCAATATATTTTCCAAATCATCAATATCAAGAGCGCAGCACCCAGGATCTGGCTTACAAGGCACACAACGCATTTACaacatacaaaaataatgtCAAAAAGAGTATAAATTCGAACGAAAAAAATGAGCAACATGCACCCATTCCATTTCCTGAATTTTCATCTGCACCTATCTATCGCGATATTTGTAATTTTCCGGATGTCGAATACCCACTATGTGCTAGTGAATTATGGAAACCTTACTATTGGAATGGCTActcaaacaataatttattttgtactgataaaaaattaaatcgcaGCGATGAAAAACCTTccagaaattttattaaaaatagtaaaGTTACGAGCAGTTGCGGATTCAATAGAGGAtcagaaaaagtaaaaatgattgATAAAAATTTTAACGCAACGTTGGAACTAAAACGAACgatttttaatgtaagtacattTAATAGTAACACAACAAACATTAAAGAGTGTGAAAATGCATTACAAAATGAAGATAAAAGTTTCATAGTTTTGTCACGTCTAGAAGATTGCAGCAATAAACTATTGCCAACAGAAGATAGGGCGAACGAATTTGGATCTAATGACGAAGACTACACGACTGATGATCCTGAATACCAAGAGAGTTCTTCCTATGCTCAAAGTACAGTAGCACCACCAATATCAACTAACAATGATGAAATATGGGAAAATACAAAAGTAGTCGAAAATTGTATACAGAATGTGGACGAATTTAGTGATTATTTTATactgatataa
- the LOC138404778 gene encoding uncharacterized protein isoform X2: MGLREKVTLTFKVLVTLQMTVNCLRLPRKYTNFPGARSNGALQKFCLKHSPLQPTQNLECYRGPTEKYGESIRKSFNFPETEYSGTSIYFPNHQYQERSTQDLAYKAHNAFTTYKNNVKKSINSNEKNEQHAPIPFPEFSSAPIYRDICNFPDVEYPLCASELWKPYYWNGYSNNNLFCTDKKLNRSDEKPSRNFIKNSKVTSSCGFNRGSEKVKMIDKNFNATLELKRTIFNVSTFNSNTTNIKECENALQNEDKSFIVLSRLEDCSNKLLPTEDRANEFGSNDEDYTTDDPEYQESSSYAQSTVAPPISTNNDEIWENTKVVENCIQNVDEFSDYFILI, from the exons ATGGGACTTCGAGAAAAAGTAACACTTACTTTCAAAGTGCTTGTAACTTTACAG ATGACCGTCAACTGTTTAAGATTGCCACGAAAATATACAAATTTCCCAGGGGCAAGAAGTAATGGTGCCTTgcaaaaattttgtttgaaacATAGCCCGCTACAACCAACTCAAAATTTAGAATGTTATAGAGGTCCAACTGAAAAATATGGCGAATCTATCCGTAAAAGTTTTAACTTCCCCGAAACTGAATATTCTGGGACATCAATATATTTTCCAAATCATCAATATCAAGAGCGCAGCACCCAGGATCTGGCTTACAAGGCACACAACGCATTTACaacatacaaaaataatgtCAAAAAGAGTATAAATTCGAACGAAAAAAATGAGCAACATGCACCCATTCCATTTCCTGAATTTTCATCTGCACCTATCTATCGCGATATTTGTAATTTTCCGGATGTCGAATACCCACTATGTGCTAGTGAATTATGGAAACCTTACTATTGGAATGGCTActcaaacaataatttattttgtactgataaaaaattaaatcgcaGCGATGAAAAACCTTccagaaattttattaaaaatagtaaaGTTACGAGCAGTTGCGGATTCAATAGAGGAtcagaaaaagtaaaaatgattgATAAAAATTTTAACGCAACGTTGGAACTAAAACGAACgatttttaatgtaagtacattTAATAGTAACACAACAAACATTAAAGAGTGTGAAAATGCATTACAAAATGAAGATAAAAGTTTCATAGTTTTGTCACGTCTAGAAGATTGCAGCAATAAACTATTGCCAACAGAAGATAGGGCGAACGAATTTGGATCTAATGACGAAGACTACACGACTGATGATCCTGAATACCAAGAGAGTTCTTCCTATGCTCAAAGTACAGTAGCACCACCAATATCAACTAACAATGATGAAATATGGGAAAATACAAAAGTAGTCGAAAATTGTATACAGAATGTGGACGAATTTAGTGATTATTTTATactgatataa
- the LOC138404778 gene encoding uncharacterized protein isoform X3, with protein MKLKGLLLFFTVNMTVNCLRLPRKYTNFPGARSNGALQKFCLKHSPLQPTQNLECYRGPTEKYGESIRKSFNFPETEYSGTSIYFPNHQYQERSTQDLAYKAHNAFTTYKNNVKKSINSNEKNEQHAPIPFPEFSSAPIYRDICNFPDVEYPLCASELWKPYYWNGYSNNNLFCTDKKLNRSDEKPSRNFIKNSKVTSSCGFNRGSEKVKMIDKNFNATLELKRTIFNVSTFNSNTTNIKECENALQNEDKSFIVLSRLEDCSNKLLPTEDRANEFGSNDEDYTTDDPEYQESSSYAQSTVAPPISTNNDEIWENTKVVENCIQNVDEFSDYFILI; from the exons atgaaattaaaaGGATTGTTGCTGTTTTTCACAGTAAAT ATGACCGTCAACTGTTTAAGATTGCCACGAAAATATACAAATTTCCCAGGGGCAAGAAGTAATGGTGCCTTgcaaaaattttgtttgaaacATAGCCCGCTACAACCAACTCAAAATTTAGAATGTTATAGAGGTCCAACTGAAAAATATGGCGAATCTATCCGTAAAAGTTTTAACTTCCCCGAAACTGAATATTCTGGGACATCAATATATTTTCCAAATCATCAATATCAAGAGCGCAGCACCCAGGATCTGGCTTACAAGGCACACAACGCATTTACaacatacaaaaataatgtCAAAAAGAGTATAAATTCGAACGAAAAAAATGAGCAACATGCACCCATTCCATTTCCTGAATTTTCATCTGCACCTATCTATCGCGATATTTGTAATTTTCCGGATGTCGAATACCCACTATGTGCTAGTGAATTATGGAAACCTTACTATTGGAATGGCTActcaaacaataatttattttgtactgataaaaaattaaatcgcaGCGATGAAAAACCTTccagaaattttattaaaaatagtaaaGTTACGAGCAGTTGCGGATTCAATAGAGGAtcagaaaaagtaaaaatgattgATAAAAATTTTAACGCAACGTTGGAACTAAAACGAACgatttttaatgtaagtacattTAATAGTAACACAACAAACATTAAAGAGTGTGAAAATGCATTACAAAATGAAGATAAAAGTTTCATAGTTTTGTCACGTCTAGAAGATTGCAGCAATAAACTATTGCCAACAGAAGATAGGGCGAACGAATTTGGATCTAATGACGAAGACTACACGACTGATGATCCTGAATACCAAGAGAGTTCTTCCTATGCTCAAAGTACAGTAGCACCACCAATATCAACTAACAATGATGAAATATGGGAAAATACAAAAGTAGTCGAAAATTGTATACAGAATGTGGACGAATTTAGTGATTATTTTATactgatataa